Sequence from the Acidobacteriota bacterium genome:
CCCTGCGCCGCGCCGTTTCCGGCTGCTCCTCTGTCTTCCACGTGGCCGCCGATTACCGCCTCTGGGCGCGCGATCCGCGGGATCTCTATCGCAACAACGTGGATGGCACTGAAAATCTTTTACAAGTCGCAGGCGAGGCGAATGTCGAGCGATTCGTTTACACCAGTACCGTAGGCACGTTGCGCTTTACGGAAGACGGTCGACCCGCTGCGGAGAACGACGTCGCGACA
This genomic interval carries:
- a CDS encoding NAD-dependent epimerase/dehydratase family protein; amino-acid sequence: MPKILVTGGTGFVGSHVARRLCEEGFAVRALTRPTSSPDALAGLALETVQGDLRDVDSLRRAVSGCSSVFHVAADYRLWARDPRDLYRNNVDGTENLLQVAGEANVERFVYTSTVGTLRFTEDGRPAAENDVAT